DNA from Brevibacterium sp. 'Marine':
AGCCGGGAACGGTCCCGCCTGTGCTCGTCGAACGGCAGTCCTTCATCAACGATTTTGCCTATGCGCTTGACAGCGGTCACGGCGCAATGGGGCGATCCACGCTCGTCACCGGTGAATCGGGTATGGGGAAGAGCACCATGCTCACGGTGTTCGAGGAAGTGGCGACGTCGCGCAGCTGGGCCACCGTGCATCTCCCAGGTGGAGCCGGGCTGGTCGAGCGATTGGCCGAAGCACAGATTCCTCGATTGCTCGACGACGAGGGGCACGGAGTCCTCATCACGGTGGACGATATCGATCGGGCACCGTTGCCGGACCTGGAACAGGTGGCCGGTACGGTGGCGGACGCGTTTGCCGAGGGCATTCCTCTCGCGCTCGCGTTCACCGGTCCCGCCGACGCAACGAATGCGCTGTTCGCGGCGGACGCGATTCCCTACTTGGCGCGGTCGGCGCGAGTCGATCTGGAACGGTTGAGCGACGACGGTATGCGACTCTTCGTGTCGACAGCGCTCGCGGATAGCGGAAAGTCGATCACCGAGGGTGCCGTCCGCCGCCTTCTCGAAGCGGCGGACGGCAACCCCCGTCGTCTTCTGGCCATCGCCGACCTGGCGTGGAAGCACAGCGGAGACCGTGCGGAGATCTCGGAGGAAGACGTTCGTGCTGCCCTGCCCGAGGGCAGCCCTCAGAGCTCGGGCAGCAGTGAGACCGGGTTCTCGATGCAGTCGGCGACGAAGGTGAGGAACTCGCTCGGCTCCTGACCGTCGCACGCCCGGTGGTCGAAGACGAAGGACAGGTACATCACCTTGCGCACCGTCAGCTCACCGTCGACGACCCACGGGCGGTCCTTGATCCTGCCGAGACCGAGCATGGCCACCTCGGGGAGGTTGATGATCGGGGCCGAACCGTCGACGCCGAAGATCCCGTAGTTGTTCAAGGTGAACGTGCCGCCGGTCAGCTCAG
Protein-coding regions in this window:
- a CDS encoding ATP-binding protein, which encodes MTEQRRSPFALQPGTVPPVLVERQSFINDFAYALDSGHGAMGRSTLVTGESGMGKSTMLTVFEEVATSRSWATVHLPGGAGLVERLAEAQIPRLLDDEGHGVLITVDDIDRAPLPDLEQVAGTVADAFAEGIPLALAFTGPADATNALFAADAIPYLARSARVDLERLSDDGMRLFVSTALADSGKSITEGAVRRLLEAADGNPRRLLAIADLAWKHSGDRAEISEEDVRAALPEGSPQSSGSSETGFSMQSATKVRNSLGS